One window from the genome of Agarivorans sp. Alg241-V36 encodes:
- a CDS encoding DUF294 nucleotidyltransferase-like domain-containing protein produces MSTDFNFQHPPFDQLEPKQRELVSSNLDIHYFQSQQKIVTAGAQAASLFIIIKGQVEERADNNDEVFAHYTLEDWFDVRSQFGGYAKHDYIALEETLCYALPSQTFRRLVSENSDFGDYFQRDLATRHQLVESREGNKNLAEFILTTIDERNVQPAVVIEGETSLQQATLIMREQKLESLLVNHDGCFGMLTGTDLLHAAVLVQQSLDTPVCQLANFNLISVNKGDFLFNAMLLMTRNSIERVVVKEQQKIIGILEMAHLLSLFSTHSHVLALRIARASSIEELSEAAHTLNKLVENLCNNGIRTLFIMKLLATMNEQIISRVFELSIPQQHHNHICLMVMGSEGRGEQIVKTDQDNGLVIEDGYDWPERQQQLNQFSEYLLELGYPPCPGKIMVNNPEWVQQQSQWSDTIAKWIETGHGDAMMNLAIVLDAHAIAGNKSLLRRLRKDLMAQMANRSVTLAFFAQPALKFHTPLTLFGNIKTKQAGLDIKKGGIFPIVHGVRALALEHSIGPTNTLERIEQLALLKVLDEDSAANLKEALLLFFKLRIQQLFPAEDEQDYHVLKLDKLNHSQRDLLRHGLHVVKKFKQLLALHFNIRDY; encoded by the coding sequence ATGAGCACAGACTTTAACTTTCAACACCCGCCCTTTGATCAGCTTGAGCCTAAGCAGCGTGAACTGGTGTCTAGCAACCTCGATATTCACTATTTTCAAAGCCAACAAAAAATTGTGACTGCAGGCGCGCAGGCCGCTAGCTTGTTCATCATTATTAAAGGCCAAGTTGAAGAACGAGCCGACAACAACGACGAAGTTTTTGCTCACTATACTCTGGAAGATTGGTTTGATGTGCGTTCGCAATTTGGCGGCTATGCTAAGCACGACTACATCGCCTTAGAAGAAACCTTATGTTATGCCCTCCCTAGTCAGACATTTCGTCGTTTAGTGAGTGAAAACAGTGACTTTGGTGATTATTTCCAACGTGATTTGGCCACCCGCCATCAACTGGTTGAATCTCGTGAAGGTAATAAAAACTTAGCCGAATTTATCCTCACCACCATTGATGAACGCAACGTACAACCCGCGGTGGTGATAGAAGGTGAAACCTCATTACAGCAAGCCACGCTAATTATGCGTGAGCAAAAGTTAGAGTCACTATTGGTTAATCACGATGGCTGCTTTGGCATGCTTACCGGCACCGATTTATTGCATGCCGCGGTGTTAGTTCAACAATCATTAGATACTCCAGTTTGCCAGTTGGCGAACTTCAATTTAATTAGCGTGAACAAAGGTGATTTTTTGTTTAACGCCATGCTGTTGATGACCCGCAACAGCATCGAACGAGTGGTCGTTAAAGAGCAGCAAAAGATCATTGGCATACTTGAGATGGCTCACCTGCTTAGCTTGTTCTCAACCCACTCTCACGTGCTGGCTTTGCGGATTGCTCGCGCCTCTAGCATTGAGGAACTCAGCGAAGCGGCGCATACCCTCAATAAACTGGTAGAAAACCTCTGCAATAACGGTATTCGTACTTTGTTTATTATGAAGCTGCTGGCCACCATGAATGAGCAAATTATTAGCCGAGTATTTGAGTTAAGCATTCCTCAGCAGCACCACAATCACATTTGCTTAATGGTAATGGGCAGCGAAGGGCGCGGTGAGCAAATCGTAAAAACCGACCAAGATAACGGCTTAGTCATTGAAGATGGCTACGATTGGCCAGAGCGACAGCAGCAATTAAATCAATTTAGCGAATACCTGCTTGAGCTGGGTTACCCGCCTTGCCCCGGCAAGATTATGGTAAACAACCCGGAATGGGTGCAGCAACAAAGCCAATGGAGCGACACCATCGCCAAATGGATAGAAACCGGCCACGGCGATGCCATGATGAACTTAGCCATAGTATTAGACGCCCACGCGATTGCTGGCAACAAAAGCCTGCTACGAAGATTACGTAAAGATCTTATGGCGCAAATGGCAAATCGCAGCGTTACCTTGGCATTTTTCGCCCAGCCCGCGCTTAAGTTCCATACCCCGCTTACTTTGTTTGGCAACATAAAAACCAAGCAAGCGGGTTTAGATATTAAGAAAGGCGGTATTTTTCCTATTGTGCATGGGGTGAGAGCTCTGGCCTTAGAGCACTCCATTGGCCCCACTAATACCCTAGAACGCATCGAGCAGCTGGCGCTGTTAAAAGTGCTGGATGAAGATAGCGCTGCTAATCTTAAAGAAGCCTTATTGCTGTTTTTTAAACTACGTATTCAACAGCTGTTCCCCGCTGAAGATGAGCAGGACTACCACGTACTTAAGTTGGATAAGCTCAACCATAGCCAACGTGACTTATTGCGCCATGGTTTGCATGTAGTGAAGAAGTTTAAACAGCTGTTGGCGCTGCACTTTAATATTCGTGATTATTAG
- a CDS encoding 3'-5' exonuclease: MLQRLLYQRRFRDSEFATLFAPYRGKEYVALDLETTSLDTKLADIVSMGAVIISENRILASQCFDIKIRATSKLAGDSIKVHRLRHSDLAQASSIEEALPKLLQFIGPRPIVGYNIGYDQRILNRHCKERYGFKLVNPLVDVGRMFADKVHVDHVGISPNQDLVHICQSLGIPLSGRHQAIDDAITAAMIYLRLQFGPRPTSAIPQAISA, translated from the coding sequence ATGTTGCAACGTTTGCTTTATCAACGAAGATTTCGAGACAGTGAATTTGCCACACTGTTTGCCCCCTATCGCGGTAAGGAATATGTAGCGCTGGATCTCGAAACCACCAGCCTCGATACCAAGTTGGCCGACATCGTCTCCATGGGCGCGGTCATCATCAGCGAAAATCGCATTTTGGCTAGCCAATGTTTCGATATTAAAATTCGCGCCACCAGCAAGTTAGCTGGCGACTCAATTAAAGTGCACCGCTTGCGCCACAGTGATTTAGCCCAAGCCAGCAGCATAGAAGAAGCTTTACCAAAACTACTGCAGTTTATTGGGCCGCGCCCGATTGTTGGATATAACATTGGCTACGATCAACGGATCTTAAATCGCCACTGTAAAGAACGTTACGGCTTTAAGCTGGTAAATCCGCTAGTTGATGTTGGCCGTATGTTTGCCGATAAAGTCCATGTAGACCACGTAGGCATTAGTCCCAATCAAGATCTTGTGCATATTTGCCAAAGTTTAGGCATTCCCCTGTCGGGCCGTCACCAAGCCATTGATGATGCCATCACCGCCGCCATGATTTACCTGCGTTTACAATTTGGACCAAGACCAACCAGCGCCATCCCTCAAGCTATAAGTGCTTAA
- a CDS encoding family 16 glycosylhydrolase, protein MKKLSLLMLLSSTLSYSAIAEPVNQDTLAQTGALNTSKTPLFGAEVYSNDKVLYGKFVTRMKLVSSPGVVSSFFTYDNESWQGKGKPWSEIDFEAIGKTPNQLQTNLITGQLNSRKHSEKKHQVPQLEDFVEYTITWTPDEIIWQVDGKTVRHDTADNSKQVVAMRDIPQSYRMNIWISEAVGWVGRFKADSLPLHQVVDWMEFYEYQENGEFSLAWRDDFTSFDEKRWGKGDWGFESNLVTFSPKNANIVDGKLVLSLSEEGMKLNYSE, encoded by the coding sequence ATGAAAAAGCTTAGCTTGTTAATGCTGCTCTCTAGCACTCTCTCTTACTCGGCCATTGCTGAGCCGGTAAACCAAGATACCTTGGCGCAAACCGGTGCCCTAAATACCAGTAAAACACCACTATTTGGCGCCGAGGTTTATAGCAATGATAAGGTGCTTTACGGTAAATTTGTGACTCGTATGAAGCTAGTGTCTAGCCCTGGGGTGGTATCTTCATTTTTCACCTATGACAATGAATCTTGGCAGGGTAAAGGCAAACCTTGGAGTGAGATTGATTTTGAGGCCATTGGTAAAACACCCAACCAATTGCAAACTAACTTAATCACCGGTCAACTCAATAGTCGCAAGCACAGCGAAAAGAAACACCAAGTACCTCAGTTAGAAGACTTCGTTGAATACACTATCACTTGGACACCCGATGAAATCATTTGGCAGGTAGATGGTAAAACTGTACGCCACGACACCGCCGACAATTCTAAACAAGTTGTAGCCATGCGCGACATTCCGCAAAGCTACCGCATGAATATTTGGATCTCTGAAGCCGTTGGCTGGGTCGGCCGCTTTAAAGCAGACAGCCTGCCTCTGCATCAAGTCGTCGATTGGATGGAGTTTTATGAATACCAAGAAAACGGCGAGTTCAGCCTAGCGTGGCGTGACGATTTTACTAGCTTCGATGAAAAACGCTGGGGTAAAGGTGATTGGGGCTTTGAGTCTAACCTGGTTACCTTCTCACCCAAGAACGCCAATATTGTTGATGGCAAGTTAGTGCTAAGCCTTAGCGAAGAAGGCATGAAACTTAACTACAGCGAATAA